The Campylobacter sp. RM10537 genome has a segment encoding these proteins:
- the gatA gene encoding Asp-tRNA(Asn)/Glu-tRNA(Gln) amidotransferase subunit GatA, with the protein MITLKEALKLSQEEIQNLKKELNERAKKESHLGAYIEQFLGKDLSQTCEGIPIAIKDNISVKGWELTCASKILQGYVAPYDASAIVNLKKNGFAPYGRTNMDEFAMGSSTATSYYGKTLNPLNPNKVPGGSSGGSAAAVASGLALASLGSDTGGSVRQPAAFCGCVGFKPSYGRVSRYGLASYSSSLDQIGVLTQNVEDAAILYDAIAGYDKMDSTSANIEFIKTAPQLNKNRKLKIAVIENYINDASEEVKKTLLKTIDMLKSYGHEIVYKHMLDCKYDIAAYYIIATAEASANLSRYDGVRYGRRSENIENLKDMYIKTRSEGFGEEVKRRILLGTFVLSSGYYDAYYIKAQKARAFIKAKYEEILKDCDLIFMPVAPTTAFDFNAKKSPIEVYLEDVYTISLNLAGLGGISVPVGKDKDGLNISAQFVCKAFEEQTLLDGALSLENIIKEGK; encoded by the coding sequence ATGATAACTTTAAAAGAAGCTTTGAAATTATCCCAAGAAGAAATTCAAAATTTAAAAAAAGAATTAAATGAAAGAGCTAAAAAAGAAAGCCACTTAGGCGCTTACATAGAACAATTTTTAGGTAAAGATTTGAGTCAAACTTGTGAGGGAATTCCTATCGCCATTAAGGATAATATTAGTGTTAAAGGTTGGGAATTAACTTGTGCAAGTAAAATTTTACAAGGTTATGTGGCACCTTATGATGCAAGTGCTATTGTAAATTTGAAAAAAAATGGTTTTGCTCCTTATGGAAGAACGAATATGGACGAATTTGCTATGGGTAGCTCAACAGCAACTTCTTATTATGGAAAAACCTTAAATCCATTAAATCCAAATAAAGTTCCAGGGGGTTCAAGTGGAGGTAGTGCTGCAGCTGTAGCAAGTGGATTAGCTTTGGCGAGTTTAGGTAGCGATACAGGTGGTTCTGTACGTCAACCTGCTGCTTTTTGTGGTTGTGTCGGATTTAAACCGAGTTATGGTAGGGTCAGTCGTTATGGATTAGCTTCTTATTCTTCAAGTCTTGATCAAATAGGTGTTTTAACACAAAATGTTGAAGATGCTGCGATTTTATATGATGCTATTGCAGGATATGATAAAATGGATAGCACGAGTGCAAATATTGAGTTTATTAAAACAGCACCACAATTAAATAAAAATAGAAAATTAAAAATAGCAGTGATTGAAAACTATATTAATGATGCAAGTGAAGAAGTTAAAAAAACTCTTTTAAAAACCATAGATATGTTAAAATCATATGGACATGAAATTGTTTATAAACATATGCTTGATTGTAAGTATGATATAGCAGCATATTATATTATAGCAACTGCTGAAGCGAGTGCAAATTTAAGTCGTTATGATGGTGTGCGCTATGGAAGGCGTTCTGAAAATATAGAAAATCTTAAAGACATGTATATTAAGACTCGTAGTGAAGGTTTTGGAGAAGAAGTAAAGAGGAGAATTTTGCTAGGAACTTTTGTACTTAGTAGCGGATACTATGATGCATATTATATTAAAGCACAAAAGGCTAGAGCCTTTATAAAAGCTAAATATGAAGAAATTTTAAAAGATTGTGATTTAATTTTTATGCCTGTAGCTCCAACAACAGCTTTTGATTTTAATGCTAAAAAAAGCCCTATTGAAGTTTATTTAGAGGATGTTTATACTATTTCTTTAAATTTAGCTGGTCTTGGTGGAATTAGTGTGCCAGTAGGTAAAGATAAAGATGGGCTTAATATTTCAGCTCAATTTGTTTGTAAAGCTTTTGAAGAGCAAACTTTACTCGATGGTGCTTTAAGTCTGGAAAATATTATAAAGGAAGGAAAATAA
- the guaB gene encoding IMP dehydrogenase, which produces MNIVKRALTFEDVLLRPCYSEILPKQVQIHTQLTKNISLNMPLISAAMDTVTEHRAAIMMARLGGLGVIHKNMDIASQAREVKRVKKSESGVIIDPIFISPKSSIAQALEIMAEYRISGIPVVDESKKLIGILTNRDLRFENDYSNLVENVMTKAPLITAPKGCTLDDAEKIFNKNKVEKLPIIDSEDRLVGLITIKDLKKRKEYPNANKDNFGRLRVGAAIGVGQIDRVDALVEAGVDVVVLDSAHGHSKGIIDTIKAIKQKYPKLDLIAGNIATAAAAKALCEAGADAVKVGIGPGSICTTRIVSGVGVPQISAIDECAIEAKKYGVPVIADGGIKYSGDIAKALAAGASSVMIGSLLAGTDESPGELFTYQGRQYKSYRGMGSLGAMQKGSSDRYFQEGTAQDKLVPEGIEGRVPYVGSIKSVVHQLLGGLRSSMGYVGAKNIQDFQDRAEFVEITSAGLKESHVHDVTITHEAPNYKVNQ; this is translated from the coding sequence ATGAATATAGTCAAACGTGCTTTAACTTTTGAAGATGTGCTTTTACGCCCTTGTTATTCTGAGATATTACCAAAACAAGTTCAAATTCATACTCAGCTTACAAAAAATATTTCCTTAAATATGCCTTTGATTTCTGCTGCAATGGATACAGTAACTGAACATAGAGCCGCTATCATGATGGCAAGGCTTGGAGGACTTGGAGTTATTCATAAAAATATGGATATTGCTTCTCAAGCAAGAGAAGTTAAAAGAGTAAAAAAAAGCGAAAGTGGAGTGATTATAGATCCTATTTTTATTAGCCCAAAATCAAGTATAGCTCAGGCTTTAGAAATTATGGCAGAATATAGAATATCAGGTATTCCTGTGGTAGATGAGTCCAAAAAATTAATTGGAATTTTAACCAATCGTGACTTAAGATTTGAAAATGATTATTCTAATTTAGTTGAAAATGTAATGACAAAAGCTCCTTTAATTACTGCTCCAAAAGGATGTACTTTAGATGATGCTGAAAAAATTTTTAATAAAAATAAAGTAGAAAAACTACCTATTATAGATAGCGAAGATCGTTTAGTGGGATTAATTACAATCAAAGATCTTAAAAAACGTAAAGAATATCCAAATGCAAATAAAGATAATTTTGGAAGACTTCGAGTAGGTGCTGCTATAGGTGTAGGACAAATTGATCGAGTTGATGCTTTAGTGGAAGCTGGAGTTGATGTTGTAGTACTTGATTCTGCACACGGACACTCTAAAGGTATTATTGATACTATAAAAGCTATAAAACAAAAATATCCAAAATTAGATTTGATTGCGGGTAATATTGCCACTGCAGCTGCTGCAAAAGCTCTTTGCGAAGCGGGCGCAGATGCTGTAAAAGTAGGAATAGGACCAGGAAGTATTTGTACCACTCGTATAGTTTCTGGTGTAGGCGTCCCTCAAATTTCAGCTATAGATGAGTGCGCTATAGAGGCTAAGAAATATGGAGTTCCAGTTATTGCTGATGGTGGAATTAAGTATTCAGGTGATATAGCTAAAGCTTTGGCAGCTGGTGCAAGTTCTGTTATGATTGGTTCTCTTTTAGCTGGAACAGATGAAAGTCCAGGAGAGCTTTTTACTTATCAAGGAAGACAATATAAATCATATCGCGGAATGGGTTCGCTTGGAGCAATGCAAAAAGGTAGCTCTGATCGTTATTTTCAAGAAGGAACAGCCCAAGATAAATTAGTTCCTGAAGGTATAGAAGGACGTGTGCCTTATGTGGGTAGTATTAAAAGTGTTGTGCATCAACTTCTAGGCGGACTTCGTTCTTCTATGGGTTATGTAGGTGCTAAAAATATACAAGATTTTCAAGATAGAGCTGAATTTGTAGAAATTACAAGTGCAGGTCTTAAAGAAAGTCATGTTCATGATGTAACCATAACTCATGAGGCGCCAAATTATAAGGTTAATCAATGA
- the xseB gene encoding exodeoxyribonuclease VII small subunit has translation MSFEEKIKKANEALDKLNNDELTLNESVKIYKMGLESIKKAREELEKAKLEVENIDE, from the coding sequence ATGAGTTTTGAAGAAAAGATAAAAAAAGCCAATGAAGCTTTAGATAAATTAAATAATGATGAATTAACTTTAAATGAAAGTGTGAAAATATATAAAATGGGCCTAGAAAGTATTAAAAAAGCTAGGGAGGAATTAGAAAAAGCAAAATTAGAAGTGGAGAATATCGATGAGTAA
- a CDS encoding SIR2 family NAD-dependent protein deacylase, translating to MKNIMILSGAGLSAPSGLKTFRDNDGLWEEYDMMEVCSATAFRKNPKKVLDFYDERREQLKNVEPNHAHKKIAELKQKWGRNLFVITQNVDDLLERTACKDVIHLHGFLPELRCPKCGEIFSISYEKMTGKICPKYKSENLRHNIVMFEEAAPMYATLYSLLEQTSLFISIGTSGAVLPVGQYASMCEKSILNIYDKDDNLEKYFDKIYIEDVVSAIDKIALDIEEFMES from the coding sequence ATGAAAAACATTATGATATTAAGCGGAGCAGGGTTATCTGCTCCAAGCGGACTTAAAACCTTTAGAGACAATGACGGACTTTGGGAAGAATACGATATGATGGAGGTTTGCTCTGCAACAGCTTTTAGGAAAAATCCTAAAAAAGTGCTTGATTTTTACGATGAAAGAAGAGAGCAGCTTAAAAATGTAGAGCCAAATCACGCCCATAAAAAAATAGCAGAACTTAAGCAAAAATGGGGTAGGAATCTTTTTGTAATCACGCAAAATGTCGATGATTTGCTTGAGCGCACAGCGTGTAAAGATGTGATCCATTTGCATGGCTTTTTACCTGAACTTCGTTGCCCAAAATGTGGTGAAATTTTTAGCATCAGCTATGAAAAAATGACTGGTAAAATTTGCCCTAAATACAAAAGTGAAAATTTAAGACACAATATAGTCATGTTTGAAGAAGCAGCACCTATGTATGCCACTCTTTATTCTTTGCTTGAACAAACTTCGCTTTTTATTAGCATAGGCACAAGCGGAGCAGTTTTGCCAGTGGGGCAATACGCTAGCATGTGTGAAAAAAGTATTTTAAATATTTATGATAAAGATGATAATTTAGAAAAATATTTTGATAAAATTTATATTGAAGATGTTGTAAGTGCGATTGATAAAATTGCACTAGATATTGAAGAATTTATGGAGAGTTAA
- a CDS encoding carbon-nitrogen hydrolase family protein, producing the protein MSKISALQFPTLALSESRLDYYLKASKDSGANLVILGEYVINSFFTELLSMPKSMIKEQSEAKKESLIRLSKKYELEIIAPFVNVESKGYKKLCLKVSPSGVKSYEQQILMPYNHWNEKSFFNNKCDKYKLFTFSYAGLKCALLFGFEAHFDGFWKMIMQKKIDLVIIPTASTFESKKRWEELLKMRAFLNSTSILRVNRIGKLKEEWNFYGDTMFIDAFGEIQERLGNEEEMLIVEPTKSDEARKLWCFDKMIKGFEG; encoded by the coding sequence ATGAGTAAAATTTCAGCCTTGCAATTTCCTACTTTAGCTTTAAGTGAGTCAAGGTTGGATTATTATTTAAAAGCTTCAAAAGATAGCGGAGCAAATCTTGTTATTTTGGGAGAATATGTTATCAATAGTTTTTTTACTGAATTACTTTCTATGCCAAAATCTATGATAAAAGAGCAAAGTGAAGCTAAAAAAGAAAGCTTAATACGCCTTTCAAAAAAATATGAATTAGAAATCATAGCTCCTTTTGTCAATGTTGAGAGTAAAGGCTATAAAAAACTTTGTTTAAAAGTCTCTCCTAGTGGAGTAAAAAGCTATGAGCAACAAATTTTGATGCCTTATAATCATTGGAATGAGAAAAGTTTTTTTAATAATAAATGCGACAAATATAAACTTTTTACTTTTTCTTATGCTGGATTAAAATGTGCTTTACTTTTTGGATTTGAAGCTCATTTTGATGGTTTTTGGAAAATGATCATGCAAAAAAAGATTGATTTGGTTATTATTCCCACCGCTTCAACTTTTGAAAGCAAAAAAAGATGGGAAGAGCTTTTAAAAATGAGAGCTTTTTTAAATTCAACTAGCATTTTAAGAGTTAATCGTATAGGAAAACTTAAAGAAGAATGGAATTTTTACGGCGATACTATGTTTATCGATGCTTTTGGTGAAATTCAAGAAAGACTTGGCAATGAAGAGGAAATGTTGATTGTAGAGCCTACAAAATCAGATGAAGCGAGAAAACTTTGGTGTTTTGATAAGATGATAAAAGGTTTTGAAGGATAA
- a CDS encoding LysE family transporter encodes MFNSLLNGLILGFGVSVPFGPVNILILTYALRSFKNSLAVGFGAFSVDMLYLFLLQFGLLGFLNNDIFKYILAIFGFCFLSYMAFLMVRKKSEALDVQNQDFKESLLKSYIKGCFLNGTNPFVIGFWLSTAGVIVADGHPYIMTVGLVISIIAWVFALSFFVARYKHFFGAKVIKIVNIVSALIIEYFALSLLYKTFIG; translated from the coding sequence ATGTTTAATTCTTTGTTGAATGGATTGATTTTAGGATTTGGTGTTAGTGTTCCTTTTGGGCCAGTTAATATTTTGATCTTAACCTATGCTTTAAGATCTTTTAAAAATTCATTAGCGGTAGGCTTTGGGGCTTTTAGTGTCGATATGCTTTATCTTTTTTTATTGCAATTTGGGCTTTTGGGCTTTTTAAACAATGATATTTTTAAATATATCTTGGCTATTTTTGGCTTTTGTTTTTTAAGCTATATGGCTTTTTTGATGGTTAGAAAAAAAAGCGAAGCTTTAGATGTGCAAAATCAAGATTTTAAAGAAAGTCTTTTAAAAAGTTATATTAAAGGATGCTTTTTAAATGGAACCAATCCTTTTGTTATAGGATTTTGGTTAAGTACAGCTGGGGTGATCGTCGCAGATGGGCATCCTTATATTATGACTGTTGGGCTTGTTATTTCCATCATAGCTTGGGTCTTTGCCTTGTCTTTTTTTGTGGCTAGATATAAACATTTCTTTGGCGCAAAGGTTATTAAGATTGTAAATATAGTTTCAGCTTTGATTATAGAATATTTTGCTCTTAGTCTATTGTATAAAACTTTTATAGGATAA
- the murC gene encoding UDP-N-acetylmuramate--L-alanine ligase — translation MQKIHFIGIGGIGISALARFLKEKGCEISGSDLKESKITKKLEKEGVKIFIPHHQDNVLNKDLVIYSAAIKEENPEFKYAKSLGIKCLSRKEALPLILQDKRVFAVAGAHGKSTTSSILASLFDDASVIIGAILKEFGSNMIYKESENLIFEADESDSSFLNSNPYLAIVTNAEAEHLDHYENKVSKLHQAYTQFLDMAKIRVINVEDDFLKDFKADALRLYPSKDIKNCTMKIENFKPKMSFELKDFGSFDILGMGYHLAIDASLAILAALNFLDIQTIKTRLKNYQGIKKRFDILYADESLALIDDYGHHPTEIKATLKAAKEYARLSGYTKITAIFEPHRYTRLLANLQDFVYAFDGIDELIILPVYAAGEEKIEIDLKKYFPNALFVEDIKREGKFLVSDKGRVFDKGLIIGFGAGDISNKLRQMND, via the coding sequence ATGCAAAAAATTCATTTTATTGGTATAGGCGGTATAGGAATTTCTGCACTAGCGAGATTTTTAAAGGAAAAGGGTTGCGAGATTAGCGGGAGTGATCTTAAGGAAAGTAAGATTACTAAGAAGCTTGAAAAAGAGGGTGTTAAGATCTTTATTCCCCATCATCAAGATAATGTTTTAAATAAAGATTTAGTTATTTATTCAGCGGCTATAAAGGAAGAAAATCCTGAATTTAAATATGCTAAATCTTTAGGTATAAAATGTCTTTCAAGAAAAGAAGCTTTACCGCTCATTTTGCAAGATAAGCGTGTTTTTGCGGTTGCTGGTGCGCACGGAAAGAGCACCACATCAAGTATTTTAGCTTCTTTATTTGACGATGCTTCAGTTATTATAGGTGCTATTTTAAAAGAATTTGGCTCTAATATGATTTATAAAGAAAGTGAAAATCTTATTTTTGAAGCAGATGAAAGTGACAGTTCTTTTTTAAATTCTAATCCTTATTTAGCTATTGTTACCAATGCTGAAGCGGAGCATTTGGATCATTATGAAAATAAAGTTTCAAAATTACATCAAGCTTATACACAATTTCTTGATATGGCAAAAATTCGTGTTATTAATGTAGAAGATGATTTTTTGAAAGATTTTAAAGCAGATGCTTTGCGTCTTTATCCTAGTAAAGATATTAAAAATTGCACCATGAAAATAGAAAATTTCAAACCTAAAATGAGTTTTGAGCTTAAAGATTTTGGAAGTTTTGATATTTTGGGTATGGGGTATCATTTAGCCATTGATGCTTCTTTGGCTATTTTAGCAGCTCTAAATTTTTTAGATATACAAACTATTAAAACTAGACTTAAAAATTATCAAGGTATTAAAAAAAGATTTGATATTTTATACGCAGATGAAAGTTTAGCTTTAATTGATGATTATGGTCATCATCCTACCGAGATCAAAGCGACTTTAAAAGCAGCCAAAGAGTATGCTAGACTTAGTGGATATACTAAGATCACAGCTATTTTTGAGCCTCATCGTTATACGCGTTTGTTGGCAAATTTACAAGATTTTGTGTATGCTTTTGATGGGATTGATGAGCTTATAATTTTACCAGTTTATGCCGCAGGAGAAGAAAAAATTGAAATTGATTTAAAAAAATACTTTCCAAATGCTTTATTTGTAGAAGATATAAAAAGAGAGGGTAAATTTTTGGTTAGCGATAAAGGAAGAGTTTTTGATAAAGGTCTTATTATAGGATTTGGAGCGGGGGATATCAGCAATAAATTAAGGCAAATGAATGATTAA
- a CDS encoding endonuclease MutS2, with translation MEDIALKLDLKAYLDEFRGLFAREKDIFLQGDSHLHFERICELSRMEFKPPLSLKKLDFALIHLSKQGVLHLSEIYEFVKIVRYFGYLKNLKFETHLKTWLEKIEFPNGILELSEKFDDKGELKENLDERLINLNIAFKMKNEAIQAEFKKYCYSKSLTPYLIDTQIHLVNNLESLLVRGGFNHAIKAKIVGRSTGGGFYIVPESVEKLQNDLDNLQNQKEEIYYEYAKNFSIFLTKNLLFLKFINNAFDLFDHYSARVLMAKKKDYEFILCANSDEIVLKDFAHPALKNPKSVSLEFKKQVLIITGVNAGGKSMLLKSILSACFLAKHLLPMHIKADESKIGTFKEFDAIIEDPQNVKNDISTFAGRMLHFSKLFTKKNLLLGIDEIELGTDFEEAACLYSTLISHLISNKLKIIITTHHKRLAMLLAENEQVELIAALYDEEFSRPKYEFLKGTIGKSYAFETALRYQIPPNLVKKAKELYGEDKQNLEEMVSKNINLELDLKLKLDEVDKKEQKIDEILLSLKDQKEKNESQFRQKLRDLELKFYQAIEEAKKTIRLKDTKEKQRSLNKANELKKNIILPSMEQNEELRVGDFVKYEKIKGKIVGISKNDALVESEGIKLRVPLKLLKKSGSIPKPSPKTSINITKPSNLGVSLDLHGLRSDEAISRLDKFISDALIAGFDEVIVYHGIGTGKLAFAVREFLKTHKSVKSFSDAPINQGGFGAKVVRL, from the coding sequence ATGGAAGATATTGCTTTAAAGCTCGATTTAAAAGCTTATTTGGACGAATTTAGAGGTTTATTTGCAAGAGAAAAAGATATATTTTTGCAAGGAGATTCTCATTTGCATTTTGAAAGAATTTGCGAACTTTCAAGGATGGAATTTAAACCTCCACTTTCTTTAAAAAAATTAGATTTTGCTTTAATACATTTAAGCAAGCAAGGTGTTTTGCATTTATCAGAAATTTATGAATTTGTTAAGATTGTTCGTTATTTTGGATATTTAAAGAATTTAAAATTTGAAACACATTTAAAAACTTGGCTTGAAAAAATTGAATTTCCAAATGGCATTTTAGAACTTAGTGAAAAATTTGATGACAAGGGTGAATTAAAAGAAAATTTAGATGAAAGATTAATCAATTTAAATATAGCTTTTAAAATGAAAAATGAAGCCATACAAGCTGAATTTAAAAAATATTGCTATAGTAAATCCTTAACCCCTTATCTTATAGATACACAAATACATCTTGTAAATAATTTGGAATCTTTACTCGTAAGAGGTGGATTTAATCATGCCATAAAAGCAAAGATTGTAGGAAGAAGCACTGGAGGGGGATTTTATATCGTCCCTGAAAGTGTTGAAAAATTGCAAAATGATTTAGATAATTTGCAAAACCAAAAAGAAGAAATTTATTATGAATATGCTAAAAATTTTTCTATTTTTTTAACTAAAAATTTATTGTTTTTAAAATTTATTAATAATGCTTTTGATTTGTTTGATCATTATAGTGCTAGAGTTTTGATGGCCAAAAAGAAAGATTATGAATTTATCTTATGTGCAAATTCAGATGAAATTGTTTTAAAAGATTTTGCACATCCGGCTTTAAAAAATCCTAAAAGTGTTTCTCTTGAATTTAAAAAACAAGTTTTAATTATTACTGGAGTTAATGCCGGTGGAAAATCGATGCTTTTAAAAAGTATTTTAAGTGCTTGTTTTTTGGCTAAACATCTTTTACCAATGCATATAAAAGCTGATGAAAGTAAAATAGGGACTTTTAAAGAATTTGATGCTATTATCGAAGATCCGCAGAATGTAAAAAATGATATTTCTACTTTTGCTGGAAGAATGCTTCATTTTTCCAAGCTTTTTACAAAGAAAAATTTACTTTTAGGTATAGATGAAATAGAGCTTGGAACAGATTTTGAAGAAGCGGCTTGCTTGTATAGTACTTTGATTTCTCATTTGATTTCTAATAAACTAAAAATCATTATCACCACACACCATAAACGCCTTGCTATGCTTTTAGCTGAAAATGAACAAGTTGAATTAATAGCGGCTTTATATGATGAGGAATTTTCAAGACCAAAATATGAGTTTTTAAAAGGCACCATAGGAAAATCTTATGCTTTTGAAACAGCTTTGCGTTATCAAATTCCACCAAATTTAGTTAAAAAAGCTAAAGAGCTTTATGGAGAAGATAAGCAAAATTTAGAAGAAATGGTGAGTAAAAACATCAATCTTGAGCTTGATTTAAAGTTAAAATTAGATGAGGTAGATAAAAAAGAGCAAAAAATTGATGAAATTTTACTTTCTTTAAAAGATCAAAAAGAAAAAAATGAAAGTCAATTTCGTCAAAAATTAAGGGATTTAGAGCTTAAATTTTATCAAGCCATAGAAGAAGCTAAAAAAACTATACGTTTAAAAGATACCAAAGAAAAACAAAGAAGTTTAAATAAGGCTAATGAGCTTAAGAAAAATATCATTTTACCAAGTATGGAGCAAAATGAAGAATTAAGAGTTGGAGATTTTGTAAAATATGAAAAAATAAAAGGTAAAATCGTAGGAATTTCTAAAAATGATGCTTTAGTGGAAAGCGAAGGGATAAAACTTCGTGTGCCTCTAAAACTTCTTAAAAAAAGTGGTTCCATCCCTAAACCTAGCCCAAAAACAAGTATAAATATCACAAAGCCTAGTAATTTGGGTGTGAGTTTGGATTTGCATGGGCTTAGAAGCGATGAAGCGATTTCAAGACTCGATAAATTCATTTCAGATGCTTTGATAGCGGGTTTTGATGAGGTGATTGTTTATCATGGTATAGGCACAGGAAAACTTGCTTTTGCTGTAAGAGAGTTTTTAAAAACTCACAAAAGCGTAAAAAGCTTTAGTGATGCACCGATTAATCAAGGTGGCTTTGGTGCTAAGGTTGTGAGATTGTAA